The Actinomycetota bacterium sequence GCCTGCGCGACATCGTCACCGAGGAGAGCGGGTAGCCGCCGTCGCGAGATCACCCGGTGAGGGTGACGACGACCGGCCCCGGTCAGCGAACGGCTGTGCGCGGGACCGCGAGCGGGTGGTGGCCCTGTTCCCGTTCGCCGGGGTCGGGGCCGGCCGGCTGGCCGCCACCACCGGCGGCGGGTCCCTGCTGGGGGCGCTGGCCGGGCACGCCGCCGCCGGCATGAGCCGCTCCGACTCACCCTGCCGGGGTGCATCGCGCATACTTCTGGCCATGGCCAAGCTGATCTACTCCGCGATCACGTCGCTCGACGGCTACGTGGCGGACGCCGAGGGCAGGTTCGACTGGGCCGCGCCGGACGAGGAGGTGCACGCCTTCGTCAACGACCTGGAGCGGACGGTGGGGACCTACCTCTACGGGCGCCGCATGTACGAGGTGATGCGCGCCTGGGAGACCCTGCCCCTGGCCGGCCAGCCACCCTCCATGCGGGACTACGCGGAGATCTGGCGGGCGGCCGACAAGATCGTCTACTCCAGGACCCTGGAGGACGTGGCCAGCGCCCGGA is a genomic window containing:
- a CDS encoding dihydrofolate reductase family protein, with the translated sequence MAKLIYSAITSLDGYVADAEGRFDWAAPDEEVHAFVNDLERTVGTYLYGRRMYEVMRAWETLPLAGQPPSMRDYAEIWRAADKIVYSRTLEDVASARTRIERDFDPGAVRELKASAGADLSVGGPHLAARALEAGQVDEVHLFLNPVVVGGGNPAFPGGLRLELELLGERRFGNGVVHLHYRVSG